In the genome of Nonlabens sp. MB-3u-79, one region contains:
- the mutS gene encoding DNA mismatch repair protein MutS, whose amino-acid sequence MATNSKKVTPLMQQYNKIKTKYPDALLLFRVGDFYETFGEDAIKTARILNIVLTSRNNGGDHVELAGFPYHSLNNYLPKLVKAGERVAICDQLEDPKQTKNIVKRGVTELITPGVSLNDEVLSSKTNNFLAALSVNRNLYGVAFLDISTGEFLVSQGSKEEVDKLLQNFNPSELLVTRSDKKTLAKEFPYDLPFFHLDDWVFQIDFATESLLKHFKVNSLKGFGVEKLDQALISAGSILYYLEETQHDKLDHVSHISRIEDDNFVWMDRFTVRNLELYTPLSQGAVTLIDVIDQTTTAMGGRMLKRWMAFPLKDAAQIKKRHDVVEFFTNSQEQQEEIRSYLKRMSDLERLISKVAVGKICPREVVQLKNSLEAIIPVKEKALASDNKALNIIGESLNPCSHLIALFKQAIDEQAPVNILKGNTIAPGYHSELDELRGLATSGKDYLDKMLARHAKETGISSLKISSNNVFGYYIEVRNTHKDKVPAEWTRKQTLVNAERYITEELKEYEGKILGAEDRINALQQELFDTIVREIMPSIKTIQNNSQLIGQLDCLISFASHAVKSNYIRPELLDNDELIIKNGRHPVIEKMLPADLPYIPNDLQLDRDSQQIIMITGPNMSGKSAILRQTALIVLLAQIGSFVPAEEVKMGVVDKIFTRVGASDNISQGESTFMTEMNESASILNNISEKSLVLLDEIGRGTSTYDGISIAWAITEYLHEHPSSPKTLFATHYHELNDMTSQFDRIKNFNVEVKELKDKVLFMRKLVPGGSHHSFGIHVAKMAGMPQQVISKANKILKRLEKSHKQEDSIEAMKAIQEEEMQLSFFNLDDPLLENIKQEILQVDINTLTPVEALMKLNEIKRMLVKKEKASS is encoded by the coding sequence TTGGCCACTAATTCAAAGAAGGTAACTCCTTTAATGCAGCAATACAATAAGATCAAGACCAAGTATCCTGATGCCTTGTTGTTGTTTAGAGTGGGCGATTTTTATGAAACCTTCGGAGAAGACGCGATTAAAACAGCACGTATTCTCAATATTGTATTGACCAGCCGTAACAATGGCGGTGATCATGTAGAACTAGCTGGATTTCCATATCATTCCTTAAACAATTACTTGCCTAAGCTGGTAAAAGCAGGGGAACGCGTTGCCATTTGTGATCAGTTAGAAGATCCTAAACAGACTAAAAACATTGTAAAACGCGGGGTAACCGAGTTGATTACGCCAGGAGTTTCTCTCAACGATGAGGTGCTGAGTTCTAAAACAAATAATTTTCTTGCCGCACTTTCTGTCAACAGGAATTTATATGGTGTGGCGTTTTTAGATATTTCTACAGGGGAGTTTTTAGTTTCTCAAGGCTCTAAAGAAGAAGTAGATAAGTTATTGCAAAATTTTAATCCTAGCGAGCTTTTAGTAACTCGAAGCGATAAAAAAACACTGGCAAAAGAATTCCCGTATGATTTACCTTTCTTCCATTTAGACGATTGGGTATTTCAAATTGACTTTGCTACAGAGTCACTTCTCAAGCATTTTAAAGTCAATTCTTTAAAAGGTTTTGGAGTAGAAAAGTTGGATCAGGCGCTTATTTCGGCGGGTTCGATTTTGTATTATCTAGAAGAAACCCAACACGATAAACTGGATCACGTCTCGCATATCTCCCGTATTGAAGATGATAATTTTGTGTGGATGGACCGTTTTACGGTGCGCAACCTGGAATTATACACCCCGTTAAGTCAAGGTGCGGTAACCTTAATTGACGTGATAGATCAGACCACTACTGCAATGGGTGGACGCATGCTCAAACGCTGGATGGCCTTCCCATTAAAAGATGCAGCACAAATCAAAAAGCGGCATGATGTCGTGGAGTTTTTTACCAACTCACAAGAACAACAAGAAGAAATCAGATCCTACCTAAAACGCATGAGCGACTTGGAGCGATTGATTTCAAAAGTTGCAGTAGGTAAAATTTGCCCTAGAGAAGTCGTACAGCTTAAAAACAGTCTGGAAGCTATTATTCCCGTAAAAGAAAAAGCACTGGCTTCAGATAATAAAGCTTTGAATATTATAGGAGAAAGCTTGAATCCTTGTAGTCATTTAATAGCCCTGTTCAAACAAGCTATTGATGAGCAGGCGCCGGTAAATATTTTAAAAGGAAACACTATTGCTCCTGGATACCATTCAGAATTAGATGAGCTAAGAGGCTTAGCGACTTCAGGAAAGGATTACCTGGATAAGATGCTTGCCAGACACGCAAAAGAAACTGGTATTAGCAGTTTGAAGATTTCTAGTAACAATGTATTCGGATATTATATAGAAGTGCGCAACACGCATAAAGATAAAGTTCCAGCAGAATGGACGAGAAAGCAAACTTTAGTCAATGCAGAGCGTTACATCACAGAAGAACTCAAAGAATACGAAGGCAAAATATTAGGTGCTGAGGACCGCATCAACGCTTTACAACAAGAACTTTTTGATACTATAGTTCGGGAGATTATGCCCTCTATTAAAACCATTCAGAACAATTCCCAGTTAATAGGGCAGTTGGACTGTTTGATTTCTTTTGCATCTCATGCCGTGAAGTCTAATTACATCAGGCCAGAACTATTAGACAACGACGAGTTGATCATCAAAAACGGTCGTCATCCAGTCATAGAAAAAATGCTCCCAGCAGACTTGCCTTACATTCCTAACGATCTACAGCTGGATAGAGACAGCCAGCAAATCATCATGATTACTGGCCCTAACATGAGTGGTAAAAGTGCCATTTTAAGGCAAACGGCGTTGATTGTTCTTTTAGCGCAAATAGGAAGCTTTGTTCCTGCCGAAGAGGTCAAGATGGGAGTTGTAGATAAAATATTTACCAGAGTAGGAGCCAGCGATAACATTTCTCAAGGGGAATCTACCTTTATGACAGAGATGAATGAAAGTGCGAGTATCTTAAATAATATCAGTGAGAAAAGTTTGGTACTGCTCGATGAAATAGGTCGTGGGACAAGTACTTATGATGGTATTTCTATCGCATGGGCCATTACCGAATACTTACACGAGCACCCTTCTAGTCCAAAAACGTTGTTTGCCACTCATTATCATGAGCTCAACGATATGACCTCACAATTTGACCGTATTAAAAACTTTAATGTAGAAGTCAAAGAATTAAAAGATAAAGTGCTCTTCATGCGCAAATTAGTTCCTGGGGGTAGTCATCACAGTTTTGGAATTCATGTGGCAAAAATGGCAGGAATGCCACAGCAAGTCATTTCAAAAGCAAATAAAATACTTAAAAGACTGGAAAAGAGTCATAAACAAGAAGATTCTATAGAGGCTATGAAAGCTATTCAGGAAGAAGAAATGCAATTGAGCTTCTTCAACCTAGATGATCCCTTGTTAGAAAATATCAAACAAGAAATTTTACAGGTAGACATAAACACCTTAACACCAGTAGAGGCTTTGATGAAATTGAATGAGATCAAACGCATGCTGGTAAAAAAAGAGAAAGCAAGCTCATAA